Proteins found in one Allorhizobium pseudoryzae genomic segment:
- a CDS encoding DUF2794 domain-containing protein, with amino-acid sequence MTDQPDLNAPGSSSANVVVDLGQYRQNLDPIPVTFHRRELDAILRIYGRMVGEGEWKDYAIDHMKDKAVFSIFKRSGEMPLFRIEKNPKLSAKQGAYSVVNTHGMILKRGHELPQVLKVFDKVLKLVE; translated from the coding sequence ATGACTGATCAGCCGGATTTAAACGCGCCGGGTTCATCCTCGGCAAATGTCGTCGTCGATCTCGGTCAATACCGCCAGAACCTGGATCCGATCCCTGTCACGTTCCACCGCCGTGAACTCGATGCGATTCTTCGTATCTATGGCCGCATGGTGGGCGAAGGCGAGTGGAAGGACTACGCCATCGACCATATGAAGGACAAGGCGGTCTTTTCCATCTTCAAACGCTCGGGCGAGATGCCGCTCTTCCGCATCGAGAAAAACCCGAAGCTTTCTGCCAAGCAGGGTGCCTATAGCGTCGTCAACACGCACGGCATGATCCTCAAGCGCGGCCATGAGTTGCCGCAGGTGCTCAAGGTCTTCGACAAGGTTCTGAAGCTCGTCGAATAG